In a genomic window of Lycium ferocissimum isolate CSIRO_LF1 chromosome 9, AGI_CSIRO_Lferr_CH_V1, whole genome shotgun sequence:
- the LOC132030086 gene encoding protein ENHANCED DISEASE RESISTANCE 2-like isoform X4: protein MSSLDIHSPPTSSFSPDMDGGCNMLTVCSIKSHKVLVVISTFPLSTNLEWIVVGTALHLIVKAIFWLNTSAFTNSMLLQFCRFSAGEDEDDSHANLLRRTTIGNGLPESVVDWTKELDSDLSNQNSSNQAFSRKYWHLLQCQNGLRLFEELLDVDFLPRSCSRAMKAVGVVEASCEEIFELVMSMDAICFEWDCSFQYGSLVEEVDGHTAILYHRLQLNWFPMFVWPRDLCYVRYWRRNDDGSYGGGYNISPLKPRNGRPRTQVQHLMQIDVKGWGVGYISSFQQHCLFQMLNSVAGLREYFSQTDERAAAPRIPVMVNMTSASISSKKSQNEQEASNQRTASVDIVHAANRNASMIDEFSDEDEDSQGADQEVIPPSSDNEMKRTALKEPLEQIDLSIFSGNLQRNDNDNGRNCWQISDGNNFRVRSRNFCYDKSETPAGKHLVDLVAVDWFKDTKRMDHVARRPGCAAQVASEKGLFSLLFNLQVPGSTHYSMVFYFVMKELAPDSLLQRFVDGDDDFRNSRMKLLPSVPKGSWIVRQSVGSTPSLLGKAVDCNYIRGPAYLEVDIDIGSSTVANGVLGLVIGVITTLVVDMAFLVQANTPDELPERLIGAVRVSHAELSSAIVPKLAPDTPS, encoded by the exons ATGTCTTCTTTAGACATACATTCTCCCCCCACCTCCTCCTTTTCTCCAGATATGGATGGAGGTTGTAACATGTTGACAGTGTGCAGCATCAAGAGTCACAAGGTGCTAGTGGTAATAAGTACATTTCCTTTGAGTACAAATCTGGAATGGATAGTGGTAGGAACGGCTCTTCATCTGATCGTGAAAGCCA TCTTTTGGCTTAACACTTCAGCTTTCACGAATTCAATGCTTCTTCAATTTTGTAGGTTTAGTGCTGGTGAGGATGAAGATGATTCTCATGCAAACTTGCTGCGAAGAACAACAATTGGAAATG GTCTCCCTGAGTCTGTGGTTGACTGGACAAAGGAATTAGATTCAGATTTGTCAAACCAGAATTCTAGCAATCAAGCTTTCTCGAGAAAGTACTGGCATTTACTTCAATGCCAAAACG GGCTTCGCTTATTTGAAGAGCTTCTGGATGTTGATTTTCTA CCAAGGAGCTGCAGTAGAGCCATGAAGGCTGTTGGGGTTGTGGAGGCTAGTTGTGAAGAAATATTTGAGCTTGTGATGAGCATGGATGCAATATGTTTTGA GTGGGACTGCAGCTTCCAGTATGGTAGTCTAGTCGAGGAGGTAGATGGACACACAGCAATACTATATCACAGACTGCAATTGAATTGGTTCCCGAT GTTTGTATGGCCTCGTGATCTTTGTTATGTACGATATTGGCGTCGAAATGATGATGGAAGCTATG GTGGTGGATACAATATTTCTCCTCTCAAACCTCGTAATGGGAGGCCCAGGACACAAGTCCAACATCTAATGCAGATTGATGTGAAAGGGTGGGGTGTTGGCTATATCTCATCCTTTCAGCAGCATTGTCTGTTTCAGATGTTAAACAGTGTTGCTG GACTTCGCGAATACTTTTCCCAAACTGATGAAAGGGCTGCTGCTCCAAGAATACCAGTTATGGTTAACATGACGTCAGCATCTATCTCTTCCAAGAAGAGTCAAAATGAACAAGAGGCTTCTAATCAACGTACTGCGTCTGTAGACATAGTACATGCTGCAAATAGAAATGCTTCAATGATTGATGAATTCtctgatgaagatgaagattcGCAAGGGGCTGATCAGGAG GTAATTCCACCCAGCTCTGACAATGAAATGAAGAGAACTG CCCTCAAAGAACCTTTGGAGCAAATTGATTTGTCCATTTTCTCGGGTAACCTTCAACGTAATGACAATGATAATGGACGTAATTGCTGGCAAATATCTGATGGAAATAACTTTCGAGTTCGTAGCAGAAATTTTTGTTATGACAAATCAGAG ACTCCTGCAGGTAAACATTTAGTGGATCTTGTTGCGGTTGACTGGTTCAAAGATACTAAACGCATGGACCACGTTGCCAGGCGTCCTGGTTGTGCAGCACAA GTTGCTTCAGAGAAAGGACTGTTTTCTTTGCTGTTTAATCTTCAA GTACCCGGATCAACACACTACAGCATGGTTTTCTATTTTGTCATGAAAGAGTTGGCACCCGATTCTCTCTTGCAACGTTTTGTTGATGGGGATGATGATTTTCGCAACAGTAGAATGAAGCTCCTTCCTTCTGTGCCAAAG GGCTCCTGGATTGTGCGTCAGAGTGTTGGAAGTACACCTTCTTTACTGGGGAAAGCAGTTGATTGCAACTATATCCGCGGGCCTGCCTATTTGGAA gttgatattgatattggttcTTCTACAGTAGCAAATGGCGTTCTCGGGCTTGTGATTGGTGTAATTACGACATTAGTAGTTGATATGGCTTTTCTTGTACAG
- the LOC132030086 gene encoding protein ENHANCED DISEASE RESISTANCE 2-like isoform X3 yields the protein MSSLDIHSPPTSSFSPDMDGGCNMLTVCSIKSHKVLVVISTFPLSTNLEWIVVGTALHLIVKASTVFWLNTSAFTNSMLLQFCRFSAGEDEDDSHANLLRRTTIGNGLPESVVDWTKELDSDLSNQNSSNQAFSRKYWHLLQCQNGLRLFEELLDVDFLPRSCSRAMKAVGVVEASCEEIFELVMSMDAICFEWDCSFQYGSLVEEVDGHTAILYHRLQLNWFPMFVWPRDLCYVRYWRRNDDGSYGGGYNISPLKPRNGRPRTQVQHLMQIDVKGWGVGYISSFQQHCLFQMLNSVAGLREYFSQTDERAAAPRIPVMVNMTSASISSKKSQNEQEASNQRTASVDIVHAANRNASMIDEFSDEDEDSQGADQEVIPPSSDNEMKRTALKEPLEQIDLSIFSGNLQRNDNDNGRNCWQISDGNNFRVRSRNFCYDKSETPAGKHLVDLVAVDWFKDTKRMDHVARRPGCAAQVASEKGLFSLLFNLQVPGSTHYSMVFYFVMKELAPDSLLQRFVDGDDDFRNSRMKLLPSVPKGSWIVRQSVGSTPSLLGKAVDCNYIRGPAYLEVDIDIGSSTVANGVLGLVIGVITTLVVDMAFLVQANTPDELPERLIGAVRVSHAELSSAIVPKLAPDTPS from the exons ATGTCTTCTTTAGACATACATTCTCCCCCCACCTCCTCCTTTTCTCCAGATATGGATGGAGGTTGTAACATGTTGACAGTGTGCAGCATCAAGAGTCACAAGGTGCTAGTGGTAATAAGTACATTTCCTTTGAGTACAAATCTGGAATGGATAGTGGTAGGAACGGCTCTTCATCTGATCGTGAAAGCCA GTACAGTCTTTTGGCTTAACACTTCAGCTTTCACGAATTCAATGCTTCTTCAATTTTGTAGGTTTAGTGCTGGTGAGGATGAAGATGATTCTCATGCAAACTTGCTGCGAAGAACAACAATTGGAAATG GTCTCCCTGAGTCTGTGGTTGACTGGACAAAGGAATTAGATTCAGATTTGTCAAACCAGAATTCTAGCAATCAAGCTTTCTCGAGAAAGTACTGGCATTTACTTCAATGCCAAAACG GGCTTCGCTTATTTGAAGAGCTTCTGGATGTTGATTTTCTA CCAAGGAGCTGCAGTAGAGCCATGAAGGCTGTTGGGGTTGTGGAGGCTAGTTGTGAAGAAATATTTGAGCTTGTGATGAGCATGGATGCAATATGTTTTGA GTGGGACTGCAGCTTCCAGTATGGTAGTCTAGTCGAGGAGGTAGATGGACACACAGCAATACTATATCACAGACTGCAATTGAATTGGTTCCCGAT GTTTGTATGGCCTCGTGATCTTTGTTATGTACGATATTGGCGTCGAAATGATGATGGAAGCTATG GTGGTGGATACAATATTTCTCCTCTCAAACCTCGTAATGGGAGGCCCAGGACACAAGTCCAACATCTAATGCAGATTGATGTGAAAGGGTGGGGTGTTGGCTATATCTCATCCTTTCAGCAGCATTGTCTGTTTCAGATGTTAAACAGTGTTGCTG GACTTCGCGAATACTTTTCCCAAACTGATGAAAGGGCTGCTGCTCCAAGAATACCAGTTATGGTTAACATGACGTCAGCATCTATCTCTTCCAAGAAGAGTCAAAATGAACAAGAGGCTTCTAATCAACGTACTGCGTCTGTAGACATAGTACATGCTGCAAATAGAAATGCTTCAATGATTGATGAATTCtctgatgaagatgaagattcGCAAGGGGCTGATCAGGAG GTAATTCCACCCAGCTCTGACAATGAAATGAAGAGAACTG CCCTCAAAGAACCTTTGGAGCAAATTGATTTGTCCATTTTCTCGGGTAACCTTCAACGTAATGACAATGATAATGGACGTAATTGCTGGCAAATATCTGATGGAAATAACTTTCGAGTTCGTAGCAGAAATTTTTGTTATGACAAATCAGAG ACTCCTGCAGGTAAACATTTAGTGGATCTTGTTGCGGTTGACTGGTTCAAAGATACTAAACGCATGGACCACGTTGCCAGGCGTCCTGGTTGTGCAGCACAA GTTGCTTCAGAGAAAGGACTGTTTTCTTTGCTGTTTAATCTTCAA GTACCCGGATCAACACACTACAGCATGGTTTTCTATTTTGTCATGAAAGAGTTGGCACCCGATTCTCTCTTGCAACGTTTTGTTGATGGGGATGATGATTTTCGCAACAGTAGAATGAAGCTCCTTCCTTCTGTGCCAAAG GGCTCCTGGATTGTGCGTCAGAGTGTTGGAAGTACACCTTCTTTACTGGGGAAAGCAGTTGATTGCAACTATATCCGCGGGCCTGCCTATTTGGAA gttgatattgatattggttcTTCTACAGTAGCAAATGGCGTTCTCGGGCTTGTGATTGGTGTAATTACGACATTAGTAGTTGATATGGCTTTTCTTGTACAG
- the LOC132030086 gene encoding protein ENHANCED DISEASE RESISTANCE 2-like isoform X7 — protein MDSGRNGSSSDRESQFSAGEDEDDSHANLLRRTTIGNGLPESVVDWTKELDSDLSNQNSSNQAFSRKYWHLLQCQNGLRLFEELLDVDFLPRSCSRAMKAVGVVEASCEEIFELVMSMDAICFEWDCSFQYGSLVEEVDGHTAILYHRLQLNWFPMFVWPRDLCYVRYWRRNDDGSYGGGYNISPLKPRNGRPRTQVQHLMQIDVKGWGVGYISSFQQHCLFQMLNSVAGLREYFSQTDERAAAPRIPVMVNMTSASISSKKSQNEQEASNQRTASVDIVHAANRNASMIDEFSDEDEDSQGADQEVIPPSSDNEMKRTALKEPLEQIDLSIFSGNLQRNDNDNGRNCWQISDGNNFRVRSRNFCYDKSETPAGKHLVDLVAVDWFKDTKRMDHVARRPGCAAQVASEKGLFSLLFNLQVPGSTHYSMVFYFVMKELAPDSLLQRFVDGDDDFRNSRMKLLPSVPKGSWIVRQSVGSTPSLLGKAVDCNYIRGPAYLEVDIDIGSSTVANGVLGLVIGVITTLVVDMAFLVQANTPDELPERLIGAVRVSHAELSSAIVPKLAPDTPS, from the exons ATGGATAGTGGTAGGAACGGCTCTTCATCTGATCGTGAAAGCCA GTTTAGTGCTGGTGAGGATGAAGATGATTCTCATGCAAACTTGCTGCGAAGAACAACAATTGGAAATG GTCTCCCTGAGTCTGTGGTTGACTGGACAAAGGAATTAGATTCAGATTTGTCAAACCAGAATTCTAGCAATCAAGCTTTCTCGAGAAAGTACTGGCATTTACTTCAATGCCAAAACG GGCTTCGCTTATTTGAAGAGCTTCTGGATGTTGATTTTCTA CCAAGGAGCTGCAGTAGAGCCATGAAGGCTGTTGGGGTTGTGGAGGCTAGTTGTGAAGAAATATTTGAGCTTGTGATGAGCATGGATGCAATATGTTTTGA GTGGGACTGCAGCTTCCAGTATGGTAGTCTAGTCGAGGAGGTAGATGGACACACAGCAATACTATATCACAGACTGCAATTGAATTGGTTCCCGAT GTTTGTATGGCCTCGTGATCTTTGTTATGTACGATATTGGCGTCGAAATGATGATGGAAGCTATG GTGGTGGATACAATATTTCTCCTCTCAAACCTCGTAATGGGAGGCCCAGGACACAAGTCCAACATCTAATGCAGATTGATGTGAAAGGGTGGGGTGTTGGCTATATCTCATCCTTTCAGCAGCATTGTCTGTTTCAGATGTTAAACAGTGTTGCTG GACTTCGCGAATACTTTTCCCAAACTGATGAAAGGGCTGCTGCTCCAAGAATACCAGTTATGGTTAACATGACGTCAGCATCTATCTCTTCCAAGAAGAGTCAAAATGAACAAGAGGCTTCTAATCAACGTACTGCGTCTGTAGACATAGTACATGCTGCAAATAGAAATGCTTCAATGATTGATGAATTCtctgatgaagatgaagattcGCAAGGGGCTGATCAGGAG GTAATTCCACCCAGCTCTGACAATGAAATGAAGAGAACTG CCCTCAAAGAACCTTTGGAGCAAATTGATTTGTCCATTTTCTCGGGTAACCTTCAACGTAATGACAATGATAATGGACGTAATTGCTGGCAAATATCTGATGGAAATAACTTTCGAGTTCGTAGCAGAAATTTTTGTTATGACAAATCAGAG ACTCCTGCAGGTAAACATTTAGTGGATCTTGTTGCGGTTGACTGGTTCAAAGATACTAAACGCATGGACCACGTTGCCAGGCGTCCTGGTTGTGCAGCACAA GTTGCTTCAGAGAAAGGACTGTTTTCTTTGCTGTTTAATCTTCAA GTACCCGGATCAACACACTACAGCATGGTTTTCTATTTTGTCATGAAAGAGTTGGCACCCGATTCTCTCTTGCAACGTTTTGTTGATGGGGATGATGATTTTCGCAACAGTAGAATGAAGCTCCTTCCTTCTGTGCCAAAG GGCTCCTGGATTGTGCGTCAGAGTGTTGGAAGTACACCTTCTTTACTGGGGAAAGCAGTTGATTGCAACTATATCCGCGGGCCTGCCTATTTGGAA gttgatattgatattggttcTTCTACAGTAGCAAATGGCGTTCTCGGGCTTGTGATTGGTGTAATTACGACATTAGTAGTTGATATGGCTTTTCTTGTACAG
- the LOC132030086 gene encoding protein ENHANCED DISEASE RESISTANCE 2-like isoform X8 gives MLLQFCRFSAGEDEDDSHANLLRRTTIGNGLPESVVDWTKELDSDLSNQNSSNQAFSRKYWHLLQCQNGLRLFEELLDVDFLPRSCSRAMKAVGVVEASCEEIFELVMSMDAICFEWDCSFQYGSLVEEVDGHTAILYHRLQLNWFPMFVWPRDLCYVRYWRRNDDGSYGGGYNISPLKPRNGRPRTQVQHLMQIDVKGWGVGYISSFQQHCLFQMLNSVAGLREYFSQTDERAAAPRIPVMVNMTSASISSKKSQNEQEASNQRTASVDIVHAANRNASMIDEFSDEDEDSQGADQEVIPPSSDNEMKRTALKEPLEQIDLSIFSGNLQRNDNDNGRNCWQISDGNNFRVRSRNFCYDKSETPAGKHLVDLVAVDWFKDTKRMDHVARRPGCAAQVASEKGLFSLLFNLQVPGSTHYSMVFYFVMKELAPDSLLQRFVDGDDDFRNSRMKLLPSVPKGSWIVRQSVGSTPSLLGKAVDCNYIRGPAYLEVDIDIGSSTVANGVLGLVIGVITTLVVDMAFLVQANTPDELPERLIGAVRVSHAELSSAIVPKLAPDTPS, from the exons ATGCTTCTTCAATTTTGTAGGTTTAGTGCTGGTGAGGATGAAGATGATTCTCATGCAAACTTGCTGCGAAGAACAACAATTGGAAATG GTCTCCCTGAGTCTGTGGTTGACTGGACAAAGGAATTAGATTCAGATTTGTCAAACCAGAATTCTAGCAATCAAGCTTTCTCGAGAAAGTACTGGCATTTACTTCAATGCCAAAACG GGCTTCGCTTATTTGAAGAGCTTCTGGATGTTGATTTTCTA CCAAGGAGCTGCAGTAGAGCCATGAAGGCTGTTGGGGTTGTGGAGGCTAGTTGTGAAGAAATATTTGAGCTTGTGATGAGCATGGATGCAATATGTTTTGA GTGGGACTGCAGCTTCCAGTATGGTAGTCTAGTCGAGGAGGTAGATGGACACACAGCAATACTATATCACAGACTGCAATTGAATTGGTTCCCGAT GTTTGTATGGCCTCGTGATCTTTGTTATGTACGATATTGGCGTCGAAATGATGATGGAAGCTATG GTGGTGGATACAATATTTCTCCTCTCAAACCTCGTAATGGGAGGCCCAGGACACAAGTCCAACATCTAATGCAGATTGATGTGAAAGGGTGGGGTGTTGGCTATATCTCATCCTTTCAGCAGCATTGTCTGTTTCAGATGTTAAACAGTGTTGCTG GACTTCGCGAATACTTTTCCCAAACTGATGAAAGGGCTGCTGCTCCAAGAATACCAGTTATGGTTAACATGACGTCAGCATCTATCTCTTCCAAGAAGAGTCAAAATGAACAAGAGGCTTCTAATCAACGTACTGCGTCTGTAGACATAGTACATGCTGCAAATAGAAATGCTTCAATGATTGATGAATTCtctgatgaagatgaagattcGCAAGGGGCTGATCAGGAG GTAATTCCACCCAGCTCTGACAATGAAATGAAGAGAACTG CCCTCAAAGAACCTTTGGAGCAAATTGATTTGTCCATTTTCTCGGGTAACCTTCAACGTAATGACAATGATAATGGACGTAATTGCTGGCAAATATCTGATGGAAATAACTTTCGAGTTCGTAGCAGAAATTTTTGTTATGACAAATCAGAG ACTCCTGCAGGTAAACATTTAGTGGATCTTGTTGCGGTTGACTGGTTCAAAGATACTAAACGCATGGACCACGTTGCCAGGCGTCCTGGTTGTGCAGCACAA GTTGCTTCAGAGAAAGGACTGTTTTCTTTGCTGTTTAATCTTCAA GTACCCGGATCAACACACTACAGCATGGTTTTCTATTTTGTCATGAAAGAGTTGGCACCCGATTCTCTCTTGCAACGTTTTGTTGATGGGGATGATGATTTTCGCAACAGTAGAATGAAGCTCCTTCCTTCTGTGCCAAAG GGCTCCTGGATTGTGCGTCAGAGTGTTGGAAGTACACCTTCTTTACTGGGGAAAGCAGTTGATTGCAACTATATCCGCGGGCCTGCCTATTTGGAA gttgatattgatattggttcTTCTACAGTAGCAAATGGCGTTCTCGGGCTTGTGATTGGTGTAATTACGACATTAGTAGTTGATATGGCTTTTCTTGTACAG